The stretch of DNA gtggtttgttttgttttttttttttttgagttttgagtttGAAGCATTATATTTCCAAACATCATTAAAAAATTCGTAATTTATTAGTTTTCTAAGTTATCTGTGATTTAGAATGCTTAAAACGATGTATAAAACTCATAGAACGAACCGGGTTTAAGTTGGGTCGTAACTGGGTCAAACTGACCCGCTCAAGGTTGAAGATGAACAGTAacagtattaaaaaaaaaaaaaaaaaaaggggatTGTAGGATACGGGAATTGAACCCACGACCCCTGTGTGTCTATCAGCTATTGTTACCGTTTGGCCATGCGCTACTTTTCTATATAATAATGCattcaaattatatatatacgCTACActgttattttgaagaaaaaaaaataaaattatacagaATTTAGATTCAGGGATTCGAACACAGTTCCTTTCTGTAAAAGGTTTAACCACATGGACGGGTAACAGCTTCTGTTATAATTTTatcttattatatatttgtaCTCTGAATATGCTGTTTTCTGATTAAGTTGATTGATTATGCCTTACAATTTTGGAAAAAGTTTAATCACGtacataatattatttttagttatgtaATCATATATgagaatttttattcatttttatatcttattttgatatgtataatttaatttctcatATAATTCAGTTGTTATGTCTAGTGatctttataattttaattagttttggtTTAGCCGCAGCACCCTCAATTAGTTAAAATTATTTCTAAAGTTTTTAAGGTCACATAAGAAATTAGacataacattgtaattaattatatgtgGTATAGTGAATCTTATCCTACAGGAATTTTTGCTATATTTGTATGATTAATTATGATAGaatgtcaaattattttcataacttACCCGCAGGAATTATGAATTGGTACATAATTTGATAGTTTTATCATAAAGTATAATTTtggatagaaaaataaattattttatgcaCATAAAGAATGTTGTTGTGTATGTAATTTGAAAATTCTATCGTAAAGTTTAAATAAATCTTATTGCATAAAAATTTAGCCCGCAGGTAGTTTTTATGTTATAAGATTTATTTGTGGTATGTTTACGTTGTTAATCGGTAATACATACAATTTAGATAATATATATGCCTCAATTTTTGACATGAACTTTTGGTTTTTCAGCTTCTCAACCTGCTAATTTTTCTGATATTCGATGTGACATTCCCGAGCTCAAAGGAGATAACTATAAGGTGTGGAAGGAAAGGATTCTCCTCCATTTGGGGTGGATGGACATAGACTATGCTATTAGGAAAGACGAACCACCTGCAGTTACTGAAGAAAGTACTCCAGCTGCAGTTGCACTATATGAGCGGTGGGAGAGATCCAACCGGCTCAGTGTGATGTTCATTAAGACTAAGGTTACAGCTGGTATTCGTGGTTCTGTCGATCAGCATGAGAATGTCCGTGATTTGCTAAAAGCCATTGACGATCAGTTCGTCACTTCAGAAAAGGCTTTAGCAAGTACCTTGATTATGAAATTTTCTTCCTACCGACTCACCAGTGTGAAAGGTGTGCGCGAACATATAATGAAAATGCGCGACATTTCAGCTCAACTTAAGAAACTTGAGGTTGATATGTCTGAGTCCTTCCTGGTGCACTACATTCTGAACTCTCTTCCAGCTGAGTATGGGccttttaaaatttcatataatacACATAAAGACAAATGGTCAATCAATGAATTGATGACCATGTGTGTTCAAGAAGAAGAAAGGCTTGTGATGGAACAGGGTGAGAGTGCATTGCTGACAACCACTCGCGGGAAGAACAAAGCTATCAAAACTAACAAGGCTCAAGCAAATCAAAAGGGTAAATTCAAAATACCACCTCAAGGTGATATTAAGAAGGAGGACAAGTGTTTTTTCTGTAAAAAGGGAGGACACATGAAGAAGCAATGCCCTAGATTTAAGGAATGGCTTGAGAAGAAAggtaatttattttcatttgtttgttatgaATCTAATATGACTAACGTTAATATTAATACTTGGTGGATTGATTCTGGATCTACAATACATATAACCAATTCCTTACAGGGTATGCAAAGCCTAAGGAAGCCAGTGGGAAGTGAGCAGACTGTCCTATCAGGAAGCAGGATGGGCTCACATGTGGAAGCTATTGGAACttgcattttaattttgaataatggttttattttgaaattagaaAGGACCTTTTATGTACCAAGTTTCTCACGAAACTTGATTTCAGTTTCAAGACTTGTACCTTTTGGATATTCCTTTAATTTTAAAGACACgtcatttgaattattttataattcagAATGTGTTGGGAATGGTATATTGTCTGATGGTCTTTATCGTATTAATTTACAAAACGAATCCATTTATAGTTCAATGCATGTTCAAACTGGCATTAAGCGGTGTAATATTAACGAAAATTCTTCTATATTATGGCATCGGAGATTAGGACATATCTCCATAGAGAGAATTAAAAGGCTAGTAAAAGATGGGGTACTTAATACTCTAGATTTTACTGACTTTAAAACTTGTGTTGACTGCATTAAGGGAAAGCAGACCAACATTTCTAAGAAAGGTGCCAATAGAAGTTCAAGCATATTAGAAATAATTCATACAGACATATGTTGTCCAGATATGGATGCATATGGTCAGAAATATTTTATCACCTTCATAGATGATTATTCACGatatatgaatatttatttgCTTCATAATAAAAACGAAGCATTGGATGCCTTTAAAGCCTTTAAGGCTGAAGTTGAGAACCAATGTGGAAAGCAAATAAAAGTTGTGAGATCTGATCGGGGTGGTGAATATTATGGTAGATACACTGAAAATGGACAAGCACCTGGTCCATTTGCTAAGTTTCTTCAAGAACATGGGATTGTTGCCCAATATACCATGCCCGGTTCTCCGAACCAAAACGGTGTTGCAGAAAGAAGAAATCGAACTTTATTGGACATGGTGCGGAGTATGCTTAGCAACTCTAATCTTCCTAAATCCTTGTGGAATGAAGCACTAAAGACGGCTGTGTATATTCTCAACCGGGTTCCTTCCAAGGCTGTCCCAAAGACACCTTTTGAATTATTTAAAGGCTGGAAACCGAGTTTGCGACATATGCGCGTTTGGGGATGTCCGTCTGAGGTGAGGATTTATAACCCACAAGAGAAGAAACTTGACCCGAGGACCATTAGTGGGTATTTCATTGGATATGCCGAAAGGTCTAAAGGCTATAGATTTTATTGTCCATCTCACACAACTAGGATTGTGGAGTCAAGAAATGCAAAGTTTCTTGAAGATCACTTGACTAGTGGGAGTGATCACATCAGGAACATAGTTTCTGTGCAAGATCATATAGACTCTCAACCTTCAGTTTCAGGTGATAGATTGGTTGTTGTTCACAATACCCCTCAAGTTCAAATGGATGTTGATCAACCACCAATCATTGAGATT from Trifolium pratense cultivar HEN17-A07 linkage group LG5, ARS_RC_1.1, whole genome shotgun sequence encodes:
- the LOC123885418 gene encoding uncharacterized protein LOC123885418, encoding MAGASQPANFSDIRCDIPELKGDNYKVWKERILLHLGWMDIDYAIRKDEPPAVTEESTPAAVALYERWERSNRLSVMFIKTKVTAGIRGSVDQHENVRDLLKAIDDQFVTSEKALASTLIMKFSSYRLTSVKGVREHIMKMRDISAQLKKLEVDMSESFLVHYILNSLPAEYGPFKISYNTHKDKWSINELMTMCVQEEERLVMEQGESALLTTTRGKNKAIKTNKAQANQKGKFKIPPQGDIKKEDKCFFCKKGGHMKKQCPRFKEWLEKKGYAKPKEASGK